From Xiphophorus hellerii strain 12219 chromosome 9, Xiphophorus_hellerii-4.1, whole genome shotgun sequence, a single genomic window includes:
- the LOC116726015 gene encoding homocysteine S-methyltransferase isoform X2 produces MASSACIKRMILGDGPLILDGGLATELEARGAELQGDPLWSARLLHTNPQAIKEAHSRFLLSGADVITTATYQASVQGFISHLGVSCDEARELLMSGVHLAKETVETFRPGDRSLLVAGSVGPYGAFLHDGSEYSGAYAQRMSVEELKLWHKAQVECLAAAGADLVAFETIPSIKEAQAVVELLREFPDCNAWLSFSCKDEKHISDGSPFVDAVRLACRSPQLLAVGVNCCHPAVVEPLLDSARAALGPGVSWVVYPNSGEEWDAEQGWPRSEWTAGWTPELSGAWLKQGATLLGGCCRIGPAHIAVLRRQLKGSSSSSSDPADSNT; encoded by the exons ATGGCTTCATCTGCTTGCATAAAACGGATGATACTCGGCGATGGTCCCCTGATCTTGGACGGTGGACTTGCAACTGAACTAGAGGCGCGTGGAGCTGAACTTCAG ggGGATCCTTTATGGAGCGCCAGGCTTTTGCACACGAACCCCCAGGCAATAAAGGAGGCTCATTCCAG GTTTCTCCTCAGCGGCGCTGATGTCATCACGACTGCAACGTACCAGGCGAGCGTCCAGGGATTCATCAGCCACCTGGGCGTGAGCTGCGATGAGGCCAGAGAGCTGCTGATGTCCGGAGTTCATCTGGCCAAAGAGACGGTGGAGACTTTCCGCCCCG GGGACAGAAGTCTGTTGGTGGCGGGCTCCGTTGGGCCGTACGGAGCCTTCCTCCATGATGGATCAGAGTACAGCGGGGCGTACGCGCAGAGGATGAGCGTGGAA GAGCTCAAACTATGGCATAAGGCGCAGGTGGAGTGCTTAGCAGCAGCGGGGGCCGACCTCGTGGCTTTTGAAACCATCCCGAGTATCAAAGAGGCCCAGGCCGTGGTGGAGCTGCTGAGGGAGTTCCCGGACTGCAACGCCTGGCTGTCGTTCTCCTGTAAG GACGAGAAGCACATTTCGGACGGCAGCCCGTTCGTGGACGCCGTTCGGCTCGCCTGCAGGTCGCCCCAGCTGCTCGCTGTGGGAGTCAACTGCTGCCACCCGGCGGTGGTGGAGCCGCTGCTGGACTCGGCCAGGGCGGCCCTGGGCCCCGGCGTGAGCTGGGTGGTGTACCCAAACAGCGGGGAGGAGTGGGACGCCGAGCAGGG ATGGCCGAGGTCAGAGTGGACGGCAGGATGGACGCCCGAGCTGAGCGGCGCCTGGCTGAAGCAGGGAGCCACTCTGTTAG GTGGCTGCTGCCGCATCGGTCCGGCTCACATCGCAGTGTTGAGGCGGCAGCTGAAAGGAAGCAGCTCGTCTTCATCGGATCCGGCCGACAGCAACACATGA
- the LOC116726015 gene encoding homocysteine S-methyltransferase isoform X1 yields MSAMASSACIKRMILGDGPLILDGGLATELEARGAELQGDPLWSARLLHTNPQAIKEAHSRFLLSGADVITTATYQASVQGFISHLGVSCDEARELLMSGVHLAKETVETFRPGDRSLLVAGSVGPYGAFLHDGSEYSGAYAQRMSVEELKLWHKAQVECLAAAGADLVAFETIPSIKEAQAVVELLREFPDCNAWLSFSCKDEKHISDGSPFVDAVRLACRSPQLLAVGVNCCHPAVVEPLLDSARAALGPGVSWVVYPNSGEEWDAEQGWPRSEWTAGWTPELSGAWLKQGATLLGGCCRIGPAHIAVLRRQLKGSSSSSSDPADSNT; encoded by the exons a TGTCTGCCATGGCTTCATCTGCTTGCATAAAACGGATGATACTCGGCGATGGTCCCCTGATCTTGGACGGTGGACTTGCAACTGAACTAGAGGCGCGTGGAGCTGAACTTCAG ggGGATCCTTTATGGAGCGCCAGGCTTTTGCACACGAACCCCCAGGCAATAAAGGAGGCTCATTCCAG GTTTCTCCTCAGCGGCGCTGATGTCATCACGACTGCAACGTACCAGGCGAGCGTCCAGGGATTCATCAGCCACCTGGGCGTGAGCTGCGATGAGGCCAGAGAGCTGCTGATGTCCGGAGTTCATCTGGCCAAAGAGACGGTGGAGACTTTCCGCCCCG GGGACAGAAGTCTGTTGGTGGCGGGCTCCGTTGGGCCGTACGGAGCCTTCCTCCATGATGGATCAGAGTACAGCGGGGCGTACGCGCAGAGGATGAGCGTGGAA GAGCTCAAACTATGGCATAAGGCGCAGGTGGAGTGCTTAGCAGCAGCGGGGGCCGACCTCGTGGCTTTTGAAACCATCCCGAGTATCAAAGAGGCCCAGGCCGTGGTGGAGCTGCTGAGGGAGTTCCCGGACTGCAACGCCTGGCTGTCGTTCTCCTGTAAG GACGAGAAGCACATTTCGGACGGCAGCCCGTTCGTGGACGCCGTTCGGCTCGCCTGCAGGTCGCCCCAGCTGCTCGCTGTGGGAGTCAACTGCTGCCACCCGGCGGTGGTGGAGCCGCTGCTGGACTCGGCCAGGGCGGCCCTGGGCCCCGGCGTGAGCTGGGTGGTGTACCCAAACAGCGGGGAGGAGTGGGACGCCGAGCAGGG ATGGCCGAGGTCAGAGTGGACGGCAGGATGGACGCCCGAGCTGAGCGGCGCCTGGCTGAAGCAGGGAGCCACTCTGTTAG GTGGCTGCTGCCGCATCGGTCCGGCTCACATCGCAGTGTTGAGGCGGCAGCTGAAAGGAAGCAGCTCGTCTTCATCGGATCCGGCCGACAGCAACACATGA
- the LOC116726013 gene encoding basic immunoglobulin-like variable motif-containing protein, which yields MPNTSEGQGANLPRPAERSELQRPADGEEEEDHGLISSLARDAARLRRASSAELHLQWTCPVTHSREKFYTVCSDYALLNQAASVYCCPPKVARNKQEDGAPLGKPKASSEFSGGHTGGGPVGSDGDCDVDEVSSGHAKPLLAWEIDTADFNTVFTRKIRTSNGKKCSSKKMRASDRPSRNLQDVPVLASLEEIKQRKVLDLRRWYCISRPQYKTSCGISSLVSCWNFLYSTLGAGSLSPISQEEALHILGFQPPFEDIKFGPFTGNATLMRWFRQLNDNFRVRGCSYILYKPHGKHKTAGETAEGALMKLTQGLKDESMAYIYHCQNHYFCPVGFEATPLKAAKAYRGPLPTNEMEHWILIGEPSRKHPAIHCKKWMDIVTDLNTQNPEYLDIRHTERGLQRRKTKKVGGNLHCIMAFQRVNWQKLGPWALNLENLRHDFHQPASDRAHGSVADDSEERTPSKRLAQLGRSQSMGSQKDTCSWKRLSNTTEYRQRGSPESDLEEDITD from the exons ATGCCTAACACATCAGAAGGTCAAGGAGCGAACCTTCCCCGGCCCGCGGAGCGGTCGGAGCTGCAGAGGCCCGcggatggagaggaggaggaggaccaCGGGCTGATCAGTTCTCTCGCTCGGGACGCCGCGAGGCTGAGGCGGGCTTCGAGTGCTGAGCTTCACCTGCAGTGGACCTGCCCGGTCACGCACTCCCGGGAAAAGTTCTACACGGTCTGCTCCGACTACGCGTTGCTCAACCAGGCGGCCTCCGTGTACTGCTGTCCGCCGAAGGTGGCCAGGAACAAGCAGGAGGACGGGGCCCCGCTTGGGAAGCCCAAAGCCTCCTCGGAGTTCAGCGGCGGTCACACTGGAGGGGGTCCTGTGGGGTCGGACGGGGACTGCGACGTGGATGAGGTGTCCTCCGGCCACGCTAAGCCTCTTCTGGCCTGGGAGATTGACACAGCGGACTTTAATACTGTATTCACTAGGAAAATAAGAACCA GCAATGGGAAGAAATGCAGCTCTAAGAAGATGAGGGCTTCAGACAGACCCAGCAGGAATCTGCAGGACGTCCCTGTTCTTGCATCCCTGGAGGAGATCAAGCAGAGGAAAGTGCTGGACCTCAGAAGATG GTACTGCATCAGCCGGCCGCAGTACAAGACGTCTTGTGGCATCTCCTCTCTGGTGTCCTGTTGGAACTTCCTGTACAGCACTCTGGGTGCAGGAAG CCTTTCGCCCATCTCTCAGGAGGAGGCGCTGCACATTCTGGGCTTCCAGCCGCCTTTCGAAGACATCAAGTTTGGCCCCTTCACCGGCAATGCCACGTTGATGCG GTGGTTCAGGCAACTCAATGACAATTTCCGAGTGCGAGGTTGCTCCTACATTTTGTACAAACCTCACGGTAAACACAAGACGGCTGGAGAAACGG CTGAAGGTGCGCTGATGAAGCTGACCCAAGGCTTGAAGGATGAGTCCATGGCCTACATTTACCACTGTCAGAACCATTACTTCTGCCCAGTGGGCTTCGAGGCTACGCCACTGAAAGCAGCAAAGGCCTACag GGGTCCTCTGCCCACAAATGAAATGGAGCACTGGATCTTAATTGGCGAGCCCAGTAGGAAACATCCAGCGATCCACTGTAAAAA GTGGATGGATATCGTGACCGACCTCAACACGCAGAATCCAGAGTACCTGGACATCCGCCACACAGAGCGGGGACTGCAGCGCCGCAAGACCAAAAAG GTGGGCGGCAACCTGCACTGCATCATGGCCTTCCAGAGGGTGAACTGGCAGAAGCTCGGCCCCTGGGCTCTAAATCTGGAGAACCTGCGCCACGACTTCCATCAGCCGGCCTCGGACCGGGCCCACGGCAGCGTGGCCGACGACTCGGAGGAGAGGACGCCGTCCAAGCGTCTGGCCCAGCTGGGACGCTCGCAGAGCATGGGGAGTCAGAAGGACACCTGCAGCTGGAAACGGCTGTCCAACACCACAGAGTACAGACAGAGGGGCTCCCCCGAGAGCGACCTGGAGGAGGACATCACAGACTGA